The genomic DNA AGGTGTAAGTGATTACTTTTATGATTCTGTTGATGAAGATTTTCTTTTCAGTATGATAGAAAATTATGTTGGTTATTTGTCCTTACCTATTGGTATTGTTAAGAATTTAAAGATAAATGGCAAATATTATGCTATACCTATTGCCACAGAAGAACCTTCAGTTATAGCTGCATTAAATGGTGCAGCCAAAATACTTGAGAATGCTAATTTAGCATATTCTGTAGGTGAGGTATTAGGTATTTCTCAAATATATATCAAGACAAATAAAGATTTAAGTAATATAGTGCTTGCCCTTTTTGATAAAATTGATATTTGGTCTAAACCTCTTTTATGTAATATGGAAAAGAGAGGTGGAGGACTTAAAAGAATTACAACTAAGTTCATTGGGGAAATTGGTATTCAAAAGTTAAATATTTATATTGATACTTGCGATGCTATGGGTTCAAATTTGCTTAATGCAGTGGCTGAGAGAGTAGCACATCATCTTACTTTGGAGTTTGGATATGAATGTGTTTTAAAAATTTTAAGCAATGATTTAAATGAGTTTATTGTAAAAGCTAATTTTAAATTAAATATTAGTGAAATGCTTGAAGATGCAGATGAATCTTTAAACTTGGCTCAAAATATTTCTCTGATATCTAAGATAGGCTTTTTTGAAGAAGAGCGTGCTGTTACTCACAATAAGGGGATTATGAATGGAATTACGGGATTATGTGTTGCAACACTTAATGATACAAGAGCTCTTGAGGCATGCATACATAAGTTTGCATCAAGGAGTGGCAAGTATTTACCTCTTAGTAAATTTTATCTCTTAGGGGATAATTTAGTTGGAGAGATAGAGATTCCTTTACAAGTTGGAGTTAAAGGAGGAGCTGTAAGTACTCATGAAGCTGGTATATTGAGCTTTAAGATTATGGGCATAGATACTAAAAAGGAATTTATGGGTGTACTCTCTTGTGTTGGACTTGCAAGTAATTTTGCAGCTTTAAGGGCGCTTGCTCTTGATGGAATTCAAAAGGGACATATGAGATTGCATGCTAATAAGATTTTATATATGCTTGAAAGGGATTATAATATAACTAGTGATGAGAGAGAAAAAATATTATTGAAAATGAGGCATAATGAAGTTTATTCTCTTGATTTTGGTCTTAATGTTTTAGAGGAATTAAGAGCAAAATGAAGGTTGGATGCAAGGTTAACGCTAGCTTAGCGTTAATTAAGTATTGGGGGAAAAGGGATATTTTGCTAAATATTCCAGCTACCTCTAGCATTGCTGTAAGTGTTGATAAATTTTATTCAACAAGTGAACTTGAAATTTCAGATAAGGATGAAATAATTCTAAATTCAAAGAATGTTATCTTGAAGGATAGAGAGACAAGGTTTTTCAATTATGCAAGAAAAATCTTAAATGAACCAAATGTTGGTTTTAAAGTTAGTAGTAAGAATAATTTTCCAACAGCTGCAGGGCTTGCAAGTTCAAGTTCTGGTTTTGCATCTATTTCTGCCTGTATTTTAAAATACTTTAATCAATATTCTCATCAAAAAGCTTCAGAGCTTGCAAGAGTAGGGTCAGCATCAGGAGCCAGAGCTATTTATGGTGGATTTACAATTTTAAAGGAAGGAGCTAGAAGTGCATTTCATATAAATAATGGCAATCATTTTAATGATTTGTGCATAATATTTGCTATAGTTGACAGTAGGGAAAAAGAGATTTCTTCAAGAGTTGCCATGAAGATTTGCATGCAGAATGAATTTTATTGGGATGCTTGGATTAAGTCTAGTCGAAAAATATTTAAGGAAGCTTTATATTTTTTTTTAAAAGGCGATTTTTATAGGCTTGGACTCAATATTGTAAAGAGTTATCAGG from Borrelia turcica IST7 includes the following:
- a CDS encoding hydroxymethylglutaryl-CoA reductase, degradative, which encodes MRLSENFRNKSTTEKREEIKSLLKLGVSDYFYDSVDEDFLFSMIENYVGYLSLPIGIVKNLKINGKYYAIPIATEEPSVIAALNGAAKILENANLAYSVGEVLGISQIYIKTNKDLSNIVLALFDKIDIWSKPLLCNMEKRGGGLKRITTKFIGEIGIQKLNIYIDTCDAMGSNLLNAVAERVAHHLTLEFGYECVLKILSNDLNEFIVKANFKLNISEMLEDADESLNLAQNISLISKIGFFEEERAVTHNKGIMNGITGLCVATLNDTRALEACIHKFASRSGKYLPLSKFYLLGDNLVGEIEIPLQVGVKGGAVSTHEAGILSFKIMGIDTKKEFMGVLSCVGLASNFAALRALALDGIQKGHMRLHANKILYMLERDYNITSDEREKILLKMRHNEVYSLDFGLNVLEELRAK
- the mvaD gene encoding diphosphomevalonate decarboxylase, with protein sequence MKVGCKVNASLALIKYWGKRDILLNIPATSSIAVSVDKFYSTSELEISDKDEIILNSKNVILKDRETRFFNYARKILNEPNVGFKVSSKNNFPTAAGLASSSSGFASISACILKYFNQYSHQKASELARVGSASGARAIYGGFTILKEGARSAFHINNGNHFNDLCIIFAIVDSREKEISSRVAMKICMQNEFYWDAWIKSSRKIFKEALYFFLKGDFYRLGLNIVKSYQDMFALMLSSSIIYFKSSTIELIKYVATLRGSGIPVFETMDAGPQVKIFCLRKDLKLILDGLNRNFRDVNFVVSKIGSGLEWI